The window CCCTCCCGCATCTTGAAGAAGCATCCCCATGCCCGCGGAGCTCGCACGGCCCCCTTCCCCGCCCTCGCAGGAGGCCGGAGGTCCTCCTTTCGACACGGACAGCGCGCTGCTCACGTGGCTCAAGGCCCACGGCATCGAGCACGTCACCCGCCTCAGCCTCGTGATGCTCGGCCCCCGCATCGAGGCCGCGCTGGTGCCGCAGTTCCGCATGGCCATCGCCGGGCGCCGGCTGGTGGAGCTGGCCAGCGCGGAGTCCCTGGCCCGCTGGACGTCCGAGGCCCAGCCGTCCCCGAAGATGAAGGACCTGCTGCCCCGCCTCGCCTGCCGCTTCCTCGAAGATGAGCGCGCCGCCGCCGAGGATGCCCGGACGGCAGTCCCCGAGCGCCTGCGGCCTCCAGAAGAGCCCCGCACCCACCCCATCCACCGCCTCCTGATGGAGCTGCGCTCCCGACTCCCTGTCGGCGTGGCTCCACGGCCCCAGCGCTGGCTGTCCGCCGAGGCGCTCCAGCACGACGCCCAGCTCCCCGGCTTCCGCCTCAAGGAGGCGCGCTGCTCGGAGCTTCCCGTCGGCGCCGTCGCCGGCTTCATCCTCCCCGAGGCGCGCCTCACCTTCTCCCCGTCCGCCGTGAAGGCCGAGTGCACCTGCGGCTCACAGGCCTGCGTGCACGTCCTCGCCGCCATCGACACCGCCCTGCTCTGGCTGCGCCAGCCGTGGACGGACGCCTTCGGCGAGACGCTCGAGGAGCTGGTGCGCCCCGAGTGGGAGCGCACGCTGCGGGCCCTGGAGCGCGCCGTCGACGAGGCCCCCGGTGGCGGCCCCGCTGGCGCGGAGATCTCCTGGCGCCTGGAGGTCATCGACGGGTACGGCGTGGAGCTCGCCCCCTACGTACACCGGCGCAACAAGAAGGGGCAGCTCACCACCGGCGCCCGCGTCACCCGGCGGCGGCTGCTCCAGGAGTTCGGCTCCCAGCTCTCCCCGTCCGACGCGCGCCTCGCCGCGCTGCTGCCGGAGACGGCGGCGCCCGCCTCGCGCGAGCTGCTCTTCGAGCTGGTCAACCACCCGCGCATCTACATGGACGACTCGCCGCAGCTCGTGAGCATCGAGCGCGCCCAGGTGGGGCTCGTCGCGGAGGACCAGAACGGCACCGTCGTCATCCACGCGGGCGTCGACGGCGCCGCGCTCTCCAAGGCCATGGTGGACCGCATCCGCAGGTCGAAGCCCGAGGAGGGGCTCTACCTGTGGGACGCGGGCGCGCGCCACCTCACCGTGCTCGACGTGGGCCCGGAGGCCCGCGCGCTCCTCGCGGTGCTCCAGCGCCACGGCAACGCCTTCCCCCCGGAGAGCCACGGCCCGCTGCTGGAGAAGCTGTCGAAGTTCTCCCTGCGCCTGCCCGTGGCCATGCCCCGCGGCGTCATGGGCGAGCAGCTCCCCCCGCTGAACCTGCCGGTGCTGCGGCTCGAGCTCCAGCTCGACGGCCAGGTGCGGCTGGACGTGCGCGTGCGTCCGCTGCCCGACAGCCGCTCCTTCACCCCAGGCGAGGGCCCGCGCGACGTGCTGGTGCGGCGCGGCACGGCCCCGCTGCACGCGGTGCGCGACTTCGCCCGCGAGCGCGCGCTCGCCGAGTCCGTGGTGTCCCAGCTCCGGCTCGACACCACCGCCGCGCCGCTGGAGTCCGCCTTCGGCTTCACGCTGGGCAACGCCCAGAGCGCGCTCCGGCTCATCAAGGCCCGCGACGCGCTGGAGCCCCGGCCGGAGCTGGAGTGGATTGGCACCTCGCTGCGGCTCCTCTCCGCGCGCGGCCCCGGGGACTTGCGCGTGACGGTGGGCCGCAAGCGCCACTGGTTCGGCGTGCTCGGGGAGCTGGCCGTGCAGGGCGAGCGCGTGGAGCTGGCCCGCCTGCTGGATGCCGCGCGCCGCAAGGAGCGCTTCGTCCAGGTCGAGGGCCAGGGCCACACCTACGTGGAAATCGAAGACGCCCTGCGCCAGCACCTGGAGCGGCTGTCGGACCATGCGTACCTGTCGCGCCATGGCCTGGAGGTGGGGCCCTCCGCGACGGAGGCGCTGAGCGCGCTGGGCAGCGCGGGGGCCCAGGTAGACGCGGACGCGGCGTGGCGCTCGCTCGCCGAGCGCATCTTCGCCGCGAAGGAGCTGAAGCCCCGCGTCCCCGCCACCCTGAAGACGGAGCTGCGCGACTACCAGCACGAGGGCTTCCGCTGGCTCACGCGGCTGGCATCGTGGAACGCGGGCGGCGTGCTCGCGGACGACATGGGCCTGGGCAAGACGGTGCAGGCGCTGGCCGTGCTGCTGGAGCGCTCGAAGCTCGGCCCCGCCCTGGTGCTGGCGCCCACGTCGGTGGCCTTCAACTGGATGGACGAGGCGAAGCGCTTCGCCCCCTCGCTGCGGATGAAGCTCTTCGCGGACGAGGAGGACCGGGGCGGCACGCTGGAGCGGCTGGGGCCCAGGGACGTCCTCGTCCTCAGCTACGGCCTGCTCACCCGGGACATCGAGCGGCTGTCCGCCATCCGCTTCTCCACCCTCGTCTTCGACGAGGCCCAGACGCTGAAGAACGCGGCCACCCACCGCGTGCGCGCCGCGCGGGCGCTCCAGGGGGACTTCAAGTTCGCTCTCTCCGGCACGCCGCTGGAGAACCACCTGGGCGAGCTGTGGAGCCTGTTCGCCGTCGTCTTCCCCGAGCTGCTCGGCAGCTGGGAGGCGTTCCGCGAGCGCTTCGCCGCGCCGATTGAGAAGGGCATCGACCCGACGGCGGCGCCCGCGCTGGCCCGGGTGCTCCAGCCCTTCCTGCTGCGGCGCACCAAGGCGCAGGTGGAGGCGCAGCTCCCCGCCCGCACCGACGTGCGCGTCCCCGTCGTCCTGTCCGCCGAGGAGTGGCAGCTCTACGAGGACGCCCGCCTGGCCGCCCTGTCCGACCTGGAGACGAACAAGCACGTCCTGCGCGAGCAGGAGCGGCGCGTCGAAGTGCTGGCCGCCCTCACCCGGCTGCGCCTGCTGGCCTCGCACCCCCGGCTCTATGACCCGGAGTCCACGGTGGAGTCCTCCAAGCTGGAGCGGCTGATGGAGCTGGTCCAGGAGCTGCGAGCCGAGGGCCACCGGGCGCTCGTCTTCAGCCAGTTCACCTCGCACCTGGCCCTGGTGCGGGAGGTGCTGGACGCCCGCGGCATCCGCTACGAGTACCTGGACGGGCAGACGCCCCAGGGCGCCCGGGGGGAGCGGGTGCGCGCCTTCCAGGAGGGGGACGCGCCACTGTTCCTCATCTCACTGAAGGCCGGCGGCTTCGGGCTCAACCTCACCGCCGCCACCAGCGTCATCCACCTGGACCCGTGGTGGAACCCGGCCGTGGAGGACCAGGCGTCAGACCGCGCGCACCGCATCGGCCAGGACCGCCCCGTCACCGTCTACCGGCTGGTGGCGCGCGGCACCATCGAGGAGCAGATGCTCTCCCTCCACGAGCACAAGCGCGCGCTGGTGGCCGGGGTGCTCGAAGGAAAGGACCAGGCGGGCCGGCTCACCTCGAAGGAGCTGCTCGCCCTGCTCTCCCGGAAGCTCGCGCCCCCCGTCGACTCCGGGGAGCCGCCTCCGACGCGACACTGAGGCGGAGCCGGGCCATCCACCTGCCCCACGTGGGGTGCCGAGGGGTGCGCGGAGGGGTACGCGGGTTCCACTCGCGAGAAGCACTTTGCGCAGCGGAGCGGGCAGGCGGGCAGACGTCGCACACCTTGTTGCTGGCGCCGGGCGGCGTGCGGACCCTCCCACTCGGTGGAGGGGGAAACATGCAACTGGGGTGGCGTTGGTTCCGGACCGTCGTAGGCGCGACGGCCCTGGGGTGGCTGGGAATGACGGGCTGCAGCAGTGGCGGCGAGGCGCAGGAGCCTCCCGACACGGGGCCCTGCGCGGACGTGTCGGCGGAGGACTGTCCGGCGCCGCCGTCCGAGACGCCCCGGCAGGAAGAGGACCCGCCTCCCGTCGAGGACGAGACGCCGGACGACGAGCCCCAGGAGCAGGACGAGGACCCGCCGCCGACGCAGCCGCCTCCGCCCCCACCGGGCCCGGGCGCCACGCTGTGGCTGTCACGCGAGGGCACGCCCCAGGACGACCTGGCGCTGGACGCGGCGGTGGACGTGGCCGGCGACATCTTCACGCTGTCCATCCACGGCCTGGACGACCTGCACACCCGCCAGTCCATGGATGACCGGGCGCAGCTCGTCCTCACCCGGCGCTCGGCGGACGGCGAGCTGCGCTGGACGAAGAGCTTCGAGGTGCGCGCCCCCGAGACGCCGGCCGAGCTGCGCGTGCGAGTGAGTGCCCACCTCGCCGTGGACCCCGCCGGCGGCATCCTCCTGGCTGGCAACGCGGAGGGCCAGGTGGACTTCGAGCGCGAGGAGGTGGGCGATGGCGCCTTCGTCGCCCGGCTGGATGCGAACGGCAACCTCCTGTGGGCCACCAGCCCCTCGGGCCCCGGCCTCACCGTGGTGGCCCTGGCCGTGGACGACCAGGGCCGGGCGCGGGTGGGCTTCAACAGCACCGGGACGGCGAGCTTCGGCGTCGACACTCGCGGCTCCGGCGCCCTGGTGGTGACGTACTCCCAGGAGGGACGCGCCGAGGACGCCCTGCGCGTCGGCCGGCCCGAGGGCGAGACGGACGTGGTGGAGCTCACCTCGCTGGCGGTGGACACCCGGGGCCGGCTGGCGGTGGGCGGGCGCTACGTGGGCTCGGTGCGCTTCGGCGGCAAGGTCGTCGACTCCGCGCGGGACGGCAGCCCCTTCCTCGCGCTCTATGAGGAGGGCCTGCTGAGCTGGGCCAAGGCGCTGGCTCATGCGCGCGGCAGCGTGCGGGACGTGGGGATGGACGCCCAGGGCGCGGTGGTCGCCACCGGGCCCTTCCTCGGCACCGTGGACTGGGCGGGCGTGAAGCACCCGGGCCACCCGTACCGCTCCAGCCCCTTCCTCATCTCCGCGGACCTCGACGGCACCGAGCGCTGGGGCCGCAACCTGGGCGACGGCCTCCAGGCGGGCACCCTCGCCGTGGAGCCCTCGGGCGAGGTGCTGCTGGGAGGCTTCACCTACAACCGCATCGAGGACGGCGCCGCCACGTCGGACGGGCTGGGCTCGGCGCAGCCGGTGGCCCTGCGCTACGGCGCCGACGGTGGCTCGGTCGCCACCCGCCTGTTCCTCTCAGACCCGCCCGTTCCCCGGGGCGAGCTGTATGGCCTGGAGGCCATTCCCGCCATCGCGGTGCTGCCCGGGGGTGACGCCCTCGTCTTCGGACACACGGACCGGGAGAGCGATTTCGGCACCGGCCGCCGCGTCGCCGAGCGCGGGGATGTCTTCCTCCTCCGCCTGAAGCGCTGACACCCGCGTCGCGCGCCGCGTGAGCAGACGCCGGGTTGGAGCCCACCCTCCGGCCCGGCCCGGGTGACCGCGACCGCCGCCCATGAGTGGCTGACGGACAGCCTCTGCGCCGGCGTGCTCGTGAAGCAGGCGGAGTCCAGCGCCAGACATGCCAAGGGCCACGGAGGCAGGCGGCGACAGCCGCGGCCCCGTGGCCCTCAGTCCTTGGCGCCCCCGAATGGGAAGGCGCCACCCGGGCCAGGTCCTGTCAGGGGGTGTCACCGCCGAGGCCGAAGACTCGGGCCTCCGCGCGACTCCCCCTGAACGAACCGGGTCCCGAGGGCTTAGCGGGTGGTGCGCCGCGTGGACGTCTTGCGGGCGCCACGGCGCGCCGTCGTGCGACCCGCGCCCTTGCGAGCGGTGGGGCTCTTGCGGGCCGTGCGCCCGGCCGCCGCCGTCTTGCGGGTGGTGGCCTTGCGAGCGCCGCCGACGGCGCGCACGGCCTTCTTCGCGCGGCTGGTGGCCTTGCCGCGAGCCGGCGTCTTCGCGCGAGTGGCCGTCTTGGCACGCGTCGCGGTCTTGCGGGTGGCCGTGCGCTTCGCGGTGGCACCGCGCCGGGTACCGGCACCCTTGGCCGTCTTGCGGGAGGCGCCAGCGCGGCGGCGCGTGGGCTTCTTCGTGGCGGGCGTGGTGGCGGTGGAGGTCACGGCGTCGGTGATCTGCGAGTTCACGGCGGTCGGAAATGCCATTCAGTCAGCTCCAGTGAAAGAGAAGTGCGACGACTGCGCTCACAGGGTACGCCCATTCCTTCACGTTGGGTGCAAAGACTCGTCGCAGATGCGAGACAGCGGACGAATCACGCTCGCACGGCGGCTCAGCGCAGCGCGATGCCGTGCTCGCGTCCGAGCTGCTCCACCTCGGCGAGGATGGCCGTCAGCCCGCGCTCGGTGGTCAGCGCGTGCGCGCGGCGCACCAGTGACTCCACGCGGGCCTTGTCGCCCTGGAGGGCATGCGCGCGCGCGATATCGAGCAGCAGCTCCACCACGGTGAGCCAGTCCTGGTGGTGCTCCGCGCTGGCCATGGCCTTCTCGAAGAGGGCCAGCGCGGCGCCAGCGTCCTTGCGCCCCGCGTGGATGCGGCCCAGTGCCGCCTGGGACTCGCGCAGGCCCGTCGGGTCCTTCTGCTCCTCGGAGATGCGCAGCGCGCGCTGAATGGCGGCGAGCGCCTCGTCGCTCTGGGGCTCGCGCAGGGTGAGCACGTGCGCCAGGGCAAGCAGCGCGTACACGGTGCCGGTGCGGAAGCCCACCTGCTCGCGCAGGCGCAGGCACTCGCGGTGCCCGGCGAGCGCCGCGTCCAGGTCTCCCCGCTGCTCCGCGAGGTCGGCCAGGTGCCGCAGGCTGTAGGACTGCATGAGGGCGTCCGCCGACTCCCGTGCCACCGCGAGGGAGCGCTCGTAGGCCTCCTGGGCCTGGGGGGCGTTGCCACGGAACTGGTGCGTGAGGCCCAGGTGGAAGAGGGCCTCGGAGACGCCGCGCGAATCCTTCGCCTCTTCGGCCAGCGCCCGGGCGCGCACGAAGCGGGCCTCGATGGGCTCCCACTCGCCCGTGCCCTTGACGAGCTTGTCCCAGTACAGGTGGAAGCCCTCGGCATCGAGCGCGGCGGCCAGCACGCCCGGGTCCCCCAGGGCCTCGGCGAGCTGGCGCGAGCGGTGGTGCGTGGCAAGCACCTCGGCCGCGTCCAGCGACGTGTCCCGGGAGAGCTGGCGGGTGAGGACACGCCCCAGCTCGACGTGGATGCGGGCCTCGCCGCGAGCGTCCTTCAGCAGCCGGGCCCGCTCGAGGGCGAAGCGCCCCAGCTCCGCCGCCTCGCGGAAGCGGCTCTCCAGGTCATACGCCTGCATGACGACCACCGTGGACGCGGCGAACGACGCCGTGCCTCCCGAGCTGCCCTGACTCATGTGCCCTCCCCGTTCAGCCCGCCCGGCCGCGCAGGCGGTGATGCACCCCAGCAATGCCACGAACACGATGCGCCGCATGTCTTCCTCCCCTGGAGGCTCGCTGCCTCCCAGCGTCCGGAAGGCTAGAGAGGTGACGGGGACACGGGGCGACGATGGGACGGGACGCGGAAGGGCGTGACGAGCCGCCGGCCGCGAGGGACGGGACGCGGCAGTCCTACAGCGGGTGGCCGAGCACCTCTTCCAGCCGGGCGCGATACGTCCGGCTGAGCGTCAGCTCCTGCCCGTCTCGCAGCACCAGCCGGTGGTCTCCGGACAGCGTGGGGGACAGGGAGTGGATGCGGTCCACGTTGACGAGGGCCGAGCGGTGCACCCGCGCGAAGCGGCGCGAGGCGAGCCGGGCCTCCAGCTCCGCCATCGTCTCGCGCAGCAGGTGCTGCTCGCGGCCCACGTGCAGGGTGACGTAGTTGCCGGCGGACTCCACCCAGTCGATGGCGTCCACCGGCACCAGCAGCGTCTGGGTGCCGGACTTCACCACCAGGCGCTCGGCGGTAGGGACGGCCGGGCGCAGCTCCTGGAGCAGGTGCTGGAGCTGCTGGCGCAGGTCTCCCGGGGGCGCGGCCAGGCGCTCGCGGACGCGGGCCAGGGTGCGCTGGAAGCGCTCCACGGTGAAGGGCTTGAGGAGGTAGTCCACCGCGCTGGCATCGAAGGCGCGCACCGCGTGCTGGGGCCAGGCGGTGACGAAGACGACCACGGGCGGAGCCGCCGCGGACGCTTCCGCGAGCACGCCGAAGCCATCCAGCTCGGGCATCTCCACGTCGAGGAACACGAGCGCGGGCCGCTCGCGGGCGATGAGGGCCAGGGCCTCCTGCCCGTCGCCACACTCCGCCAGCGGGTGCAGGTCCGCCTCCGGGGCCAGCAGGGTGCGCAGTCGCTCGCGGGCCAGGGGCTCGTCGTCGACGATGAGGGTGCGGACCGTCACGCGCGGGCGCTCCAGCAGGGCCGCGAGACGGAGACGATGAACCCGCGTGGGGCGTTGGCCTCCAGCGTCAGCGCGGGTGTGAGCATCCGCACCGTCATGCGCGGGCGCTCCGGCAGGGCAGCGAGACGGAGACGACGAACCCGCGCGGGGTATTGGCCGCCAGCGTCAGCGCGGGTGTGAGCATCGGTACCCTCACGCGCGGACACTCCGGTAGGGCAGCGAGACGCAGACGACGAACCCGCGTGGGGCGTTGGCCTCCAGCGTCAGCGTGTGCGCGGGCCCGTAGAGCCGCTCCAGCCGGGCGCGGGTGGAGCCCAGGCCGATGCCCTCGCGCAGGCCGTCCAGGCCACCGGAGGGCGGACCGATGCCGTCGTCGCGGACCTCGACGGACAGCCGCTCCCCGGCGCGGGTGGCGCGGACCTGGACGCGGCCGGGGCCCCGGCGTGGGGCGATGCCGTGGCGGATGGCGTTCTCCACCAGGGGCTGGAGGAGCAGGGGCGGCACCATTGCGTCGCGTGCGTCGGCGGCCACGTCCAGCTCGACCTGGAGCCGATCGGAGAAGCGGGTGCGCTCGATGTCGAGATAGGGCGCGAGCAGGTCCAGCTCCTCGGAGAGAGGCACCTCGTGGCGGCCGTCGCGCTCCAGGCTGGCGCGCAGCAGCTCGCTGAGCTGGCCCACCATGCGGTCCGCGGCATTCACATCGCGGTGCATGAGGGCGGAGATGGCGTGCAGCGTGTTGAAGAGGAAGTGCGGCCGGAGCTGGCTGCGCAGCAGGTGGAGCTGGGCCTGGGCGAGCTGCGCCTCCAGCTGCGAGGAGCGCAGGGCCTCCTCACGCACCTGCCGCGAGTAGCGCAGGGCCGCATCCAGCCCCACCACGGAGAGGTACACGAGGACGTCGAAGTCCGTCGTCTTCGACAGCATCCAGGTGAAGTAGGCCCACGCGCCGGGCCAGCCTCCGGGCGGGTCCATGAGGAGTTGGCGGAAGATGGCGTGCAGGGCCATGTGGGCCGCAGCGAAGAAGAGGCTCGGCGGCAGGTGGAGGGCGAGCTGGATGGGCCAGGGGCGCCCGGTGGCACGGACGCGGCGGGCGACGGCGAGGATGAAGGGCGTGAGGACGGCCCAGCCGTACCACTCGATGCCGCCCACCAGCAGCGTCTCACCGAAGCTGACGGGCTCGCCCCGCGACGCGCGATAGACGGAGAGCTGTGCGCCGTACACCAGCGCCAGCACCGTGTACCCGGCCAGCACCAGCACCGGCCACAGCCAGCGCTGGGAGGCGCCGTCCCGCGAGCCCGCCGCCATGAGGCGGGGAAGCCAGGAAGGCCAGGACACGGAAGGAGGGGACGGCATGCTGGGCGCGGATTGTAGGCCCTCAGCGCCCGCCATGCCCATCCAGGCCATGGGGCGGTCCCAGCCGATGGGCGTCGTCGCCCGCCCTGCCCCAGCGCTGGTCCCCGGAAGGAACGTTCATTCCGCTTGGGCGTGGCCGCCCCCAGTCCCTGGAAGGAACCTTCATTCCGCTTGAGCGCAAGGGCTCCGCCCTCCCTCGCACCGGTATCTGGAAGGAACCTTCATTCCGCTTGGGCGCAAGGGCTCCGCCGTCCCTCGCACCAGCAGCCGGAAGGAACGTTCATTCCGCTTGGGCGTGACCGCCCGCCTCTCCCCGGTCCATGGAAGGAACGTTCCTTCCGCGTGGGCGTGGCCGCCCGCCTCGCCCTGGTATCCGGAAGGAACCTTCATTCGACCATGTCGCCTGGACGCGGTGGCCCTCCCCGGCTCCGGTGCCTGGAAGGAACCTTCATTCCGCACGGCGGCGGCGAGACCAGGCCCGGGTGGACCGGAGCGTGGCGCCCATGACGCCAGCCGGGTGGCCCCGCCCTGCCCGCCTCGCGGAGGGGGGCAGGCCCGGCCCCGCGTCGTGACTCAGCCCGCGCCCTTGAGGAACGCGGCGAGCTTCTCGTACGCCACCGCGAGCGGCGGAATGGGCGCGCTCTCGTTGGCCTGGTGCGCCTGCGCCGTCTCGCCCGGCCCATAGTTCACCGCGTCCACGCCCCACTCGCCGAAGCGCGCCACGTCCGTCCACGCCTGCTTCGACGCCGCGGGCAGCGCCGTGGTGGACAGCAGCTTCTGGAACAGCGGATTGCCCGCCACCACCGGACCGCTCGGCGAGGCATCGGTAATCTCCACCTCCGCCCTGCCCGCCACCAGCGCGAGCACGTCCTCCTTCGCCTGCGCCACGCTCTTTCCCGGCGCGAAGCGGTAGTTGAGGTTCAGCTCGAAGGCCTCGGGAATCACGTTCCGCGCACGGCCGCCCTTGGCCAGCGTGGCGTTGATGACCTCGTAGAACGGGAAGCCCGAGACGTTGACCTCCACGCGCTGGCGCCCGAGCAGCTCCGTCAGGAACGGCCCCGCCTTGTGGATGGCGTTCTCCCCCTGCCACGGCCGCGCCGAGTGCGCGCTGCGCCCGGTGAACCGCACCGTCACCTGCATGGAACCGACGCAGCCCACCTGCACCACGCTGTCCGTGGGCTCCATGGCGATGCCGAACTTCACCCCCGCCAGGTCCGGCCGCTTGTCGAACAGGGGGATGAGGCCGCTCTCCGCGTACGCCCCCTCCTCCCGCTCGTAGAAGAGGAACGCCAGGTTGACGGGCAGCGTGTCGCGGCGCAGGTCCTCGGCCAGCGCCATCATCACCGCCAGCCCGCCCTTCATGTCGGACGCGCCGAGCCCGAAGACGCGCTCGCCCTCGAGGCGGGGCTCCCGGCCCTGGTCGCTCGGGTGCGCGGGCACGGTGTCCAGGTGGCCGATGAGCGCCACCGTGGGGCGTGGGTCCTTCAGGTTGCCGAGCAGCAGCGTGTGCCCGACGCGGAAGACCTCGTCGCGCTTGAAGTGCTGAAGGGCCCAGCGCTCGACATGGTCGGCGATGGGGCCTTCGTGGGTGATGGGGCTGGGGATGCGGCACAGCTCGAGCGTCGTACGGGCGAGCCGGGCTGCCAGGTCGGTGGAAGACATGCGCCGGGCACCATATCCCCGGGCCTCCCCCCATTGGAGCCGCCCCGGCCGGCGATTTTCCTGGGACGACAAACGAACCGGCCTGTCCTCACTTCGAAAGCAGCCAGGTCACCCCCACCGTCCACGTTTCCACACCCCCCAGAGGCCCCATGGGAGTTCCCCCTTCGAACCCCTCCGTCGGAAACAACACCCTCGCGGCCCAGGAGGCGGCGCGCCGTGCCGCCGAGGAGGCCGCCCGCCGCGCCGCCGAGGCCGCCGCCCGCCGTGCCGCCGAGGAGGCCGCGAAGAAGGCCGCGGCGGAGGCCGCCCAGCGCCAGGCCGTGGAGAACGCGCGCGGCAAGTCGACCTTCGAGCCCGCCCCCCAGCGCACCGGCCCCGCGCTGGACGGACAGGCCCCGCCCTCCTCCACCCTGCTGACGGAGGACACGCGCGACGGACAGGCCAACTGCCTGGACCTGGCCGCCGACTGGGTGGCCAACACGACGCCGGAGCTGCGCGGGCGCTCGGAGCTGGTCTTCCTGCAGGACACCCGCGCGGGCCAGGAGGGCCAGAGCGGCCACGTGGTGGTGCGCCAGGGTGACCGCGTCCTCGACCCCTCCACCCAGAAGAGCTACGCGAACACCGAGGAGTACCTGAAGGAGAACCCCCAGTATCAACAGGTGGGCACGCTCTCCGGCGCCAAGGCCGGGAAGATCTTCTCCACCGCGCCCGGCTCCCCGGAGCGCCAGAAGGCCCTGGAGGAGGCGAACATCTCCCCCGAGCTGCAGAAGATGATGGTGGCGGACCCCGGAGGCACGGCCGACACGAAGAAGAGCCTGAACCCCGAGTCCGTGGCCGCCGCGAACAAGGACTACGAGCACCTGAAGGACCGCCTCAATCCGCAAGCCTACGGCCTCGAGCTCACGAAGCTGCTCCGCGAGCATGCCGGGGACAAGGACTACCAGGCCCAGCTCATCGGCCGGATGAAGGAAGGGGACGCCGAGAGCGCCGCGCTCAACAAGGCCCTCAAGGGCCAGGGCGGCATCTTCCACAAGGACCCTGCCACCGGCGAGTCCAACCCCTACCTCGGCCGGCAGGAGGTGGTGGACGCGATGAAGGCGGCCATCGAGGCGGGCACCCTCACGGAGACGGACATCAACATCCTGTCACGCGGCGATGGCACCGGCGTCTGGGCGGAGCTCGCCCCCCAGTTGGACGCGACCCTCGTCAACGTGAACGGCACGCTCAACCCGGTGCAGCACCGGACGCGAGAGGCGAACGAGACGCTCAAGGAGGTGGAGGCGAAGGAGAAGGAGCTGCAGGACCAGCTCGCCTCCTTCGGCCCCGCGCTCACCGAGGACCAGCGCAAGGCGTACGTGAAGGCCTTCCAGAACGACGAGAAGAACAAGAAGGTCTACGAGAGTCACCGGAAGGCGCTGGACGAGCTGGCGAAGACGCTGGGCGGGGACGTCAAGGCGCTCCATGCCGCGGGCCAGGACCGGCCCGAGGACGCGAAGACCATCGCCAATGCGATGGCCCTCCTCGGCGCCTCTCCGGACCACGCGGAGTCCACGGTGAAGCTCGCCGGTGAGCTGGCGAAGCTGGACCCCAAGTCGAAGATCCTCTCCGAGAAGGACGCGAAGAAGGGCGTCGAGGACGCCATCAACCAGACGGGCACCCGGCTGATGATGGAGTCCGAGCCTCCCGAGGCGGGCCTCGAGAAGCTCGGGAGCCTGCTGGAGCCGCTGAAGATCCTCACCGAGGGCACCAAGGGCGGGTGGGACTTCGCGAACGGGAAGACGTTCGTCGAAGCCTACAAGCAGGCCAAGGAAGGCAAGTTCGACCTCATCAAGGAGCTCATCGAGGGCGCGAAGGACCCCGTCTCCCGGGGCCTGGCCCGGACGATGATTGGCTTCGGCGCGCTGGCTGCCTACAACGCGGGCAAGTCCGGCGAGTACGAGGCGATGCTGAAGGAGGCGGGCGGTGCCTCGAAGGAGGCGCTGGGGCTGATTGCCCAGTCCACGGCGACGGCATCCGAGACGGGCAAGTGGCTGAAGCTGAATGTCGACCCGGCCAAGGCCGAGAAGTTCGCGAACTTCGCGGGCAGGCTGGCCCCACTCCTGGGAGTCGGCGTCGCCGCGCTGTCCGGGCACATGCACCTCAAGAGCCTCA of the Pyxidicoccus xibeiensis genome contains:
- the dapE gene encoding succinyl-diaminopimelate desuccinylase, translating into MSSTDLAARLARTTLELCRIPSPITHEGPIADHVERWALQHFKRDEVFRVGHTLLLGNLKDPRPTVALIGHLDTVPAHPSDQGREPRLEGERVFGLGASDMKGGLAVMMALAEDLRRDTLPVNLAFLFYEREEGAYAESGLIPLFDKRPDLAGVKFGIAMEPTDSVVQVGCVGSMQVTVRFTGRSAHSARPWQGENAIHKAGPFLTELLGRQRVEVNVSGFPFYEVINATLAKGGRARNVIPEAFELNLNYRFAPGKSVAQAKEDVLALVAGRAEVEITDASPSGPVVAGNPLFQKLLSTTALPAASKQAWTDVARFGEWGVDAVNYGPGETAQAHQANESAPIPPLAVAYEKLAAFLKGAG